Part of the Zea mays cultivar B73 chromosome 4, Zm-B73-REFERENCE-NAM-5.0, whole genome shotgun sequence genome is shown below.
TTGAGACTCCACTTGTTCTCTTGAGCCAGAAGGTCAAAGAATCACTTGTACTCGATTCCACTAGAATTGCTTTTCACCGCTCCGATGAGGAAAGCACAAGCCCTCTCACAATCTTCCATTGTGGATTcttcacaatcttcttggagagctcaatGGGGATCCTTCACCAAGTCATCTAGGAGGTGACAACCTTCAaaagtaacaagccaatgacgaTTGCTTGATGAACTTTCTAGTGTCTCAAGGATCAACAACTAGATGCAATGCACTAGACCTCTCTCCAACTCACTAGAATGCATTCCCAAGAAATGTGTGCGAGTGACATAGAGGTGCCGGCTCACACCCTCGGTCAGCTGCACCTTCTCCCTCGCATATCCACCTTCTTCGACGTGGGAAAAGTAGCTCAGGAACATGCCTTGTTCTACGATGCTGGTGATCTGAAGCAGACGGTCACTGATGTCGCGTAGGTCGCCGTGGATGTCGTCCTCGAAGAACATCTCGACGATGTAGCTGCCATTATTAGTGACAGAGGATTGTTCTGAGTCTTCTTCCTCCTTGGCAGCGGCGGTGGGAACAGACCTCAGCCTGGCGTGCAATCTAGGCAAGCCGTCGAAGTGGCCATGAATGAGGCCCAGCATGTGGAGCACGCCAAAGGGAATGACCTCGACAGGGTTGATGCCCATGCAGCCGAGACGCGACACGAGCTTGGACGCgtcgacgatgatgatgaagtgGGTACCAACGCCCTCGATCAGCTTCTCGCGGAATAGCGAGCCGCCGTGACCCTTGACGATGGAGGCGATGAATCCACCCCTCTTTCTGTTGGTCTTTAGTGAAGAGGTCATGTTGTGGGCGTAGTAGGCACCACAGTTAATGACCACATCAAACACTTGGTGGGCATGTCGAAGGGTACATCCTCCTCTATGCTTGAGATAGCTGGTGCTGCATGGCGCGCTTGCAGATCGCCTGGCGCTCGTCCTACCGGAACCGTGCCACGAAGCAGCGGATGTAGGGGAAAAGGAAGTCGGCGACCACCCGCCCCTTGAGGATACCCAAGGGGAGGAGCTCCATCCGCAGAACGAATGCACGGTCGAACATGAACTCACACGCGTCCAGCAGAAACTCTGACAGTCACGGAGCAGGGTGCTCCACCATCATGTCCGCCAGCGACGAGCTCGCCACCGTTAGTAGCTGCAAACCCCATGCATGCTTCATCTAAACCCATCATCACTAGGGACGAAATGGATCGACATAGGCGCCATGGCTGCTTTGTTGCAACCTCTGGTCCCGTCTCTAGGAAGTTCGTGCGCCGCCATGGCCTCCACCTCATCAACAACGACACCGCCCGATTCCTGCTCGacacctccttcttcatccagtgtTTGGCGCCGACGGTGGTCGACGGACGGCATCAACCTGTCATCGGGCACAGTGGCCCTATTGGTGGCCTCACGGGTGGGCGTGAGGTAGGATTACTCGGATCTATCGTCGAAGGAGGAATTGCGTCTGCGTGTGGGCCGCTCGCCGCGACGGCCAGCAAGTGCACTGGCATCGGCTCCTGCCATGGCCTCATCGTGGTACGGCTCGTAGACGACGGGAGGATGCGACGGAGGGCTCGCCACGTCGTGGAACGGCTCGTCCACCTCCTCACCTTGCGGCAACAATAGCCTAGCGAAGCACCAGTCGAGTTAAGCCTCGGCCGCGTCGAACATCCGATTGAACtcgttgaggatgagcttgatgtCGAGAGTCATGGTGTTGGCAACTTGAAGCCGAGAATCaaatgctctgataccacttgttaaCAGCACCTCTCAACCAAACACTATATAATTGGATTCAATTATGATCTTAGTACAGGACCATGGGAAAGGAAAGTTGCAGCGAGCTAACGATTAATATGGAGAAGTAGAACTCTAGAAGATAGGAGGAAGAGACTAAAGAGGTAGAAACACAGTATGAAATGGATGTCTTCAGAATAATTCCTTGATGCCTATTGTTTGCGCAACTTCTCCATTTTATAGCAGAAAATATCCCCACATGCCACCTTTCAAGGGCCCACATGTCACCACATGGCAGTGTGCTGACATTTAGCTAGCTTGAGATGCGTATTGTAGTTGGTAGCTTGTGTGTTGTGATTATTTATACTAGCTAATCAAATTGTATAGGTGCTTTCTTGGGTGATACTAATCTTTTTTTTCTTTAGTATGTATTGTGGTTTTGTAGAAATTTTTTATATGCTATTCACCCCACTTTAGCCATCTACGTCCTATAATCTATGTTGTTTGTCACTTTAGGCACATTATTGCCGATGTGTAATCCTAATCGATGTCAATAAATGCTATTGAAATGATCCTACATAAAGTAGTAGGATGAGAGCATATAGATACATATGGACCTTTAGTATGCGTGCACATATTGAATCATGGTCATCCATCTTAGATGCAACGTGCTAGCTACAGCACATCTCCTTTCTATCATGTGTATAAAGAACACCCCTACCACGTGCACGCTTCTCTATGCAACAAAGACTTTGGCGAGTGTCAAAacgcactcggcaaattaagaatcgcaaAAAATACAAAAAATAGCAAAAATATTTAGGGCTCGTTTGGTAGAGCTTTGCTTCATGATTCTCTAGTTCCGAGAGTTGATTATCTAATAGAGTGATTCTGAGTGATTCTTTAGTAAAAATAAATCTATTTGACGAAAATCGTTTGACAATCTGTAAAATGATTCTTGAAGGGTTGGAGAGTAGGGAGTAGGTTGGGCGTGGGGAGAAACGAGTTTTTTGCTCTCACCTTCTAGTACAAAATAGAGAGTGATTCACTCTCCTCCCACCGTGGAGCAtaggggtgggcattttaaaaccgaaaatcgaacccgaacccgaaccgaacccgaatagactgaATTgttggtctattcgggttttcgggttcgggttcggttcctaaataTGTTATATTTCGGgtatgggttcgggttcggttcctaacctttaaaacccgaatagaccgaataacccgaaatataaaaaagcTCTGAATATGTGATgatattattatatgatttatgaacttattaaCCAAAAATAATGATATCATCTTAATAGTATATATATCTATGTATGCTGttttttatagtcacttgttgtaaTAATAGTACTTCCAATTAATTAATCAgtgtatatattttaacaaaagaTACTAGCCTCTCTACTGTTCGAgtctattcggtggaccgaatagaccgaaccgaaattaTGAGTCTATTTGGATTCTGTtcctaaaattattttgaaaatttCGTTCTCATTTTTCAGAACCCAAAATTTcacgaacccgaatagaccgaaccgaatttcctaatagaccgaatgcccagccctagtggagcagtttttttttttttgctatttGACTGCGCATGAGTGATTCTTGTTGGGAGTGAAGCTGTGAGTTTTGCCAAACGCCCCCCTAAATGCATATTGTGGAGCCAGCGACCAAAAGAGTATTCTGGTTTGTTGAGTCATGTAATGAAGGACCTataatcaatttgaatacattagCTGCCTATCACATGGTGCCAAAACTTTCAGAATAATTATCGTATAGTGACATGAGCAATGACACAACGTTTGTCCTTGCGCTTGGGCTTGCGCTGCCGCCCTgggccggggacggggagccaCTTCGCAGGCGAGCGGCTCCTATCCTGTGACGCCCCGCCGCTGCCAGGCGAGGCTAGACCGGGGGCGGACCCACGTATTAGCCGGTTGATGGTGGCTAAaattgtctccagcaacgtcccctaaatttgATCCCCTAAAAAAATATTCTTTGTCCTTTACAACACTCTCTAAAAGATTTTGTACTCTATATCTTCTTCATCTCCAGCAATATCCTCTAAATTCCATCCTCTATATCAACAGTGTACTAGATTTGACATTCTATATTATTTTTTACTACTCGTCACCATGTGAGCGTACAGACACAAAAAGGTGTACAGTGTATAGAGCACTCTCTACATATAGGGGACGCATGCCAtcctctaaattttagaggacGCTTTAGAGTTTCTTGCTGGAGGGATAAAGGACCTGACCATCCTCTACATTTAGAGTACAGGATCCTTTACAGTCtcctgctggagacagcctaagtCCGTAGATTTTACGGCAGAGGATCCTGTTGATTTCACAGAGGCCATCCGGAGCTAGAGAAGCTTGATGAAAAGAGAGTGAGCCTAGATAGAAAAAAAAAATATGAGGCCCATAGTCTAAACTCAACTGCAACAAAATGAATAGTATCACTATTTTCACTGTCAGTTATCGATTGTTACCAATAACAAGACAACGACTGTTATACAAGCAGACCTTAGACATAAGCATGCAAACAAGTATTTTAGTTCTTTAGATCATGGTCAACCATAGTTTGTTAGGGTTTTCTATAATGTTACACAGGTTGGTGGTGAAATGGTATACGTGTTAAATTCGACATACAATTAGATTATGATCTAACGGACCAGAAGGTTTACTTGCACGGTTGCACCTAAGGTATGCTTGCACGACAGTCGGCCCTAATAACAAATAACGATAACATTTTTTTTGAAGTAAATGGTGCTTTCTGGTGGTTATAACTTATCGCTACCGGTTTTTTATGTCACCGTAAAACTATGACCAGCATATCATGCATATAACCGTGCAAAGCATTGTTTTAGAGAGAAAAGAACTTGTCTTCCTTATTGAATTGGGCCACACACTAGTGGGCCTAATTCCAACACAACTTATCTACCCtttagagctgatttggtgattaGGGATCCCTAGGGGATCCATGGGAGAGGAATTCCCTtgcaattcaattttgaatagcaagaTGATTTCTTCCCCTCGGGATCcccggtcaccaaatcagcccttagaGACAAAAGAACCTGCCTTCGGATCTTTACAACTAGGGCTGGAAAATAAGcttgaggctcgcgagccggctcgagctcaGAGCGGCTCGCGACCCGAGCCAGTCTTTTGGGCTCGTTGTGGTAGCGAGGCGACCCGAGCCGGCTCGTTCCGGCTCGCAAGCTTCACCAAATTACTTAATATATAGAATAATGATGGATATTGGCTAATTTTATAGATAATCAGTTTGTTCCTTAGCATTTAATAATAGATATATGACAATTAATAATTTAGATTACTCATAATGATGAATGATATCTATATATTTTATATTCATATACTAATAATTTACTATATAATGCAATTATATATATCAGGTGTGGCTCGCGAGCCA
Proteins encoded:
- the LOC103655139 gene encoding probable ribose-5-phosphate isomerase 2 yields the protein MTSSLKTNRKRGGFIASIVKGHGGSLFREKLIEGVGTHFIIIVDASKLVSRLGCMGINPVEVIPFGVLHMLGLIHGHFDGLPRLHARLRSVPTAAAKEEEDSEQSSVTNNGSYIVEMFFEDDIHGDLRDISDRLLQITSIVEQGMFLSYFSHVEEGGYAREKVQLTEGVSRHLYVTRTHFLGMHSSELERGLVHCI